A window of Puniceicoccus vermicola genomic DNA:
CGTCGGATCTGCCCGTATTAGCTTTTGGACATGGCGAATCGCGTCATCGGCTGCTGCAATCCTGGCGAAACCTGGCGAGGACTTGCGCGGATTTGATCGCGAGCCGCCTGCGGGATCCTGCGCGTCCTAATCTCAACGTCAGCCTCAAACCATTGAGGGAGAAGAGAAAAAAATGAAACGCCATCCAAATGTTATCGTGTGCCTGTCTGATCAGTGGCGGGCGTTTGAAGCGGGTTGTTACGGAAATCAGGCCATTCAAACGCCGCATTTGGATCGGTTGGCGGAGGAGGGGATTCGTTTCGAGACAGCGGTCAGCAATTTTCCCGTGTGCACGCCTGCGCGGTCGGAAGTCATTTCGGGGCAGCATTACCGGACATGTAGCCCGATCTCCTGCAATACGAACGAACTGTGGCCGGAGAAAAGTCGCACATGGTTTCCGCAACCAACGATTGCCGAGCGTTTTCGCGAGGCGAATTACGAAACGGCTTTGATCGGGAAGTGGCATATGGGACCGGAGCCTTTGCTGTGTGGATTCGATAGTGCGATCTACCCCTGTATCGTTCACCGTCATTACGATCAGGAATATGTGGAGAATGGGGGAGAGCCCTTTCGTGTAGGAGAGTTCGGACCGAATTATGAAAAGCGGAGGCTTTCGGATTTTCTCGGACAGACCCGCGAGAATCCGTTCTTTCTCTACTACAACATCTCCCAGCCACACATGCCGCTCGGCGAAGGCAATCTGCCGAATCAATTCCGTGGGTTGTATGAGAAGGACCAGCTTCCGCTTCGGCCGAACGTGTTTCGCGACGGGGTTATGGCGGACTGCGACGAATGGTTCTGGACCTACCTCGATCCGGATTTTTGGTATCGGACGATGGTGCTCGGCGAGAAGCCGCGGGAAACAGACCATCCGCCGGAGGGCTATAATCTTCGTGATCTCTACCGGGATTACTATGAAATGGTCACCTGCGCCGACGAACAGCTCGGCCATCTCATGGATGAGCTGCGACGGCTGGGGTTGGCTGAGGATACAATCCTCGTTTTCAGCAGTGATCACGGGGACAACTTGGGAAGCCATCATCTTTTCAACAAGGGCCAGTTGATTGAAGAATCGATCCGCGTCCCTTTGGTCTATTGGGCGCCGGATAGGTATGCTCCTCGGGTTGAACGAAAACGGTTGGGGCAATTGATCGACATCATGCCGACGATGCTCGATCTTGCGGGGATCGGTGTTCCGGAGGGCCTGCACGGACGGAGTATTCGATCGGTTCTCGAGGGTTCCGAATCCGAAGGGGAACAAAATCTGGCCTTCATTGAGACGCCCGGTGGCGAGATTGGAGTGAGATCGTCGATCCACATGCTCGGCGCAAAAATTGATCCGGAGTCCAATTCGATCTTGGAGGACGAGATGATATTTTACGATTTGGAGCAGGACCCGTTCGAGGAGAACAATATTGCCGGAAACCTGGATTCGCTACCTTTGCAGAATGCCCTTTTCCAGCGTCTTCAGTCGTGGCATGCGAAGACTCCGCGGTTTGCATCTACAGGCGTGGGGAATGAATGATGAAGAGATCGGTTAACCGGGAGTTCTGTGATTTCGGCGGTAGCCCGAAGGGGATTCGCCGGTCGAGCGGCGGAATATACGGCTGAAGTAGAGGGGATCACGATATCCGACCGTTGGGGCGATCTCAGTGATAGGGAGATCGCTGTGTTGTAGCAGCTGGATCGCGTGGTTCAGGCGCAAGCGGGTGAGCCATGCCTGGGGCGAGTATCCCGTTTTTTGACGGAAGAGGCGATAGAGGTATCCGGTGCTGCAGCCATACTCTTGAGCGAGAGATCCGACTTCGATTGGCTCGGCAAAATGCTTTTCCATATGACGGAGCAGTCGTTGGACCAGACTGGAGTCGGGGCGGGTGCCGTCTTGCAGGAGTCGATGAAAGCGCGAAAGTAGAAGGCTGCAGTGAGCGTCAAGTTCGGGGCCGATGGCCCCACCGGATTGTTTGGAAAAGATCCAGAAACGTTCGATCTCTTCGGCCAAGGAACGGCTATGGATCGTGGCGAGAACTTTGGCTTGCGGTGTACGTTTGTCCAGCCGAGGTGACCGGAACCCCAGCCAGATCGTGTCCATGATTCCTTCGCTCGCCTCCCGGTGGGCCAGTCCGGGCGGGACAAGGCAAACGTCCCATGGCTTGAGGGGGCGGGATTCGGTGCTCTCCAGACGCCCTTCGCCTCCGAGCACGGCGGTAATCTCCCAGTAGTCATGCGGATCAGAGGCCGTCGAACGCCTGGGTCCCCGGAATCGGTCCACGTAGAGCGGAGTCAACTCGCCGGAGCGATTTCCGACCGCTGAACGGCTCCACAGGGTTTCGGGGAAAATACGGATATGGTCTGGATCTCGTTGAGCGGGCATCGGTGGAATGTTGCTCCTGTTCGTAATCTTAATCGTACTCGTAATCTCAATTCCAACCCCATCGATTACGATTAAGATTAAGATTACGAACAGGAGAGCGGCATCGCGTAGATATTTGAGAAAGATGTCACAATTATCCATATAAAAGGAGCGATGCGTCAATGGTCGAAGGCGCCTATTTGCGGTAGTATTGTTTGTGATGAAGATCAAAGCGGCGGTTATCGGGTGCGGTGGAATCTCGCGCTTTCATTTTACAGGCTTGTCTCGCGCGGGTGCTGAGATCCTCTGGGCCTGCGACTTGGATTATAAGGCTGCGGTCGCCCGAGCGGAATCGGTGGGAGCGCGCAGCACCAGCGATCTTGGCGAGGTGCTCGCCGATCCCGAGGTAAATACGATCGTCGTGGCGACGGGCTCTGCCTCCCACAAAAGTATTTGTCTGGCAGCCATCGAGGCGGGGAAGTCCGTCATCTGCGAAAAAACGTTGGCGGAAACTCCGGAGGATGCGTGGCAGATTGTGGAAAGCGCGCGGCGAAAAGGAACGATCTTCTATACTTCCTATATGAAGCGTTTCATTCCGGCGGTAACGGAGGCGAAGAAACGGCTTCCCGACATTGGGAGGATCATCAGCGTTCACATTCGTACCCATCAACCGTGGGGAGACCTGTGGGAAAAAATTCCCACCGAGGGATTTTTCCACACTCCGCCGGGTGGACATTCTCAAGTGGTTCGAAACTATGGCGGGGGCATCCTTCTCTGCGGAGGGAGCCATATGGTCGATCTTGTCCTTTTCCTTCTCGGACGACCGACACGGGTTTATGCCAGATTGCATGTTCCCGACGGGCTTGATTATGATGTTCAGGCCTCCGCGATTCTCGAAACCGGGAACGGTACGGTCCATTTCGAAGCGCTCGCGCATCCGCTCCGTGAGATCGGTTTTCTTCGGGACGGATGGGATGAGAGGATTGAGATCACGGGGACTCGCGGACGCTTGGAAATTTTGAGTGCACAATGGGACGATCCCGAACGAAAATGTTCACGGCTGATTCACACGGAACACGGTAGTGGCGTGGTTCACGACCTAATGGGGCCAGCCGAATCTCCCTTTGATCGGGCGATTGCTTTCTACTGTGGAAACATCGCGCGGGGTGAACAGGGGACACTTTCCCGTTTAACGGGTTACGAGGCGGATGAAGTTCTGGCGCATCTGAAAGCGAGCGGGGAGATTGGACAAGCAATGGAAATTCAATGGAAAGGAAAGGAACAATGAAAACCGTACTGCCACCGAAAATCGATCTAAACGGCAAATGCGCCATTGTGACCGGAGCCACCGGTGAGCTGGGTCGGGTGATTGTCCGAGTCCTCGCGGCGGCTGGAGCCGATGTCGCCATTCATTATCACTCGAGTCGGACTCGGGCGGAAGCTCTTCGCAAGGAAATTGAGTCCCTCGGAAGAAAGGCCTTCGTTTGGGCTGCCGATATCACCGTCGAGGCGGAGGTATTGGCCATGCGCGATGCCGTTCGCAAGGAACTGGGGGATCCCGACATAGTCGTCAATAACGCTGTGATTCAGTACGAGTGGACTTCGGTTCTTGAGCAGGCCGTTTCAGATTTCGAGAGCCAGTTTCGTTCCACGACCTTGCACAATGTATTGATGGCGAAAGCATTCGCTCCGGCAATGATTGAACGTGGGCACGGGCGGATCATTGCCATCAACACCGAATGTGCGATGCAGTGCACACCGTCCCAAGGGGCCTACGCGAGTGCCAAGAGGGGACAGGATGGGGTCATGCGGGTCCTCGCTCGCGAATTGGGTCCCAGTGGAATTACCGTCAATCAGGTGGCCCCGGGGTGGATGATCAGCGAGAAATATCGCGAGGCCGGGCAAGAGCGACAGGAAGCCTACGAGGCGGGTGTTCCGCTGCGCCGACGGGGTGAAGATGTCGATATCGCCAATGCGGTATCGTTTCTCGCTTCCGATCTCGCCTCATTTATCTCGGGCGTTTACCTCCCCGTAAGCGGAGGAAATGTAATGCCTACGATCTAGAAACCTCTTCGATTGATCCTTTTCCAACTCAGTCACCTCTAACACTTCCATGACCTCCGCTCGTCCCGTTTTGCACCTGATCTCGCAGGCGCACCTGGATCCTGTCTGGCTCTGGCCGGTGAGGGATGGAATGGGGGAGGCCTTGACCACCCTGCAGAGTGCCGTAGACCGCGCTTCGGAAACTCCGGGTTTCAAGTTTACCCGTTCGTCGGCCTGCGTTTATCAGTGGGTGAAGGAGATGGACCCGCGGCTTTTTGCTTCGATCAAAGAGTTGATCCACGCGGGGCGTTGGGAGGTGGTGGGAGCGATGGTTGAACAGCCGGATTGCAATATTCCCTCGACGGAAAGCATGTTCCAGCAAGTGAACGCCGGGAGGCGCTTTTTTGAGCGTGAGTTCGGTTCCGATGGGCATACCCGCATCGGTTATAATGTCGATAGTTTCGGGCATTCCGGATCATTGCCACAGGTCCTGAAGCAGAGTGGTCTCGATTATTATGTCTTCATGCGTCCGCAGCTGGGCGACGGTGTCGAGTTTCCATTGCTTTTCTGGTGGGAAGCTCCGGATGGGTCCCGGGTTCTCGCCCAGCGGATACCGATCCAGTATTCCCAGAGCCCGGGGGCGAGCGTGGAGGCGATTGAATCCATCGTTCGGGCATCGGTAGCCGAAGGATTTGCCCCGGGGTTCCAACATGGGCTAATGTTTTTCGGTGTCGGCAATCACGGAGGCGGACCTACCCGGGAACATATCCAAAGAATTCTGGCTTTGCAGAAGGATTCCGCGCTCCCGGAAATCCGCTTTTCGACGTTGAGGGAATATTTCGCCTGTGTGGAGAGCGAAGCGGCGTTCCAGAATCTACCGGTCGTGCGAGGTGAGCTGAACTATGTTTTTCGGGGTTGCTATGCTGCCGACGGTTCCGTGAAACGGCACAACCGAATGGCCGAACAGGCTCTGTTTACGACGGAAGGACTGGATGTGTTGAAGGGCACCGGTGATGCGGGTGCGTTGAAGTCTTCGTGGTGGCAACTCGGGTTTAGCCAGTTTCACGATATTCTGGCCGGCACCTGTGTCGAGGCGGTGTCCGCGGAGAACGGCTACCGTTTCGGCGCGATCCTGAATACGGTGAATGACCGGTCATTGAAGTCGCTAGCAAGTATGGCGAGGCGGGTCGATACGCGGGGTGAAGCCGGCAGTGTCCTCTGTGTCGCGAATTCGTTGCCTTGGAAGCGTTCGATCATTGTCGGGATCGACACGTTTAAGGTGCCGGACGACCGCCACGAGATCTGCCACCTGGAAACTCCGGAGGGACAGGTGATTCCGATCCAGTGGCTCGCGGCGGAGGCAAATTTTGGACCGTGGGGAATGCCGTGGGGAAAGCTCACAGCGGTCATCGAAGTGCCTCCACTCGGCTACACGGTATTGCGCCTTGCCATGAAATCCCGAGAAGTCATCGAATCGACACCCACCCAAACGGAGGTGACTTCGGATCAGTTCCAACGAGTGGAGACCGCCGAGAATCGGCGTCCTGTTCGAAAGGAACCAGCCTTACGGGAACTTCCGGAAGTGCCGGGGTTTCTGACTGCTCCAGTGGGCGTGGTCATGCTTCCCGATGCGAGTGGCACTTGGGGAAATGGCGTGACGCGGTATGATGGAAAAGGGGAGAGGCCAGTGGATCGGGAATCCATGGTTATCGAAGAAGGTCCGTTGCTCTCGGTGGTTCGCGAAATCACTCGCGTCGGCTGGTCGGAGATCTGGATGGATGTGGTTCGCTACGCGCATACGCCGTTCGTGGAGCTGCGCTTGCGATTCAATTGGCAGGAACGTCGTAAGATGCTGAAACTGGAGATTCCGACGGGCTTGCGCCCGGCGCAGGTGGCGGCGAAAGTCTGCGGGGGTGTCGAATTTCGGCCTCCCTCCGGAAACGAAGAGCCCTGTCAGGATTGGGTTGCGGTCGAAGGGGAGTTTTCCGGAAGGAACCATACGCTCCTTCTCGTGAACGACAGCTCCTATAGCTATGATGTGCAGGACGGCGTTTTGAGGATGGTTTTGGCCCGTGGAGTTCCCTACGCCGAGTATCCTCCATTTGATTACAAAGATGATCGCCACGTTTCTTTCCTCGATCAGGGATGGCAGGAGCGCAGATTTTGGCTCCGAGCGGCTCCGTGTAGTTGGCGGGATCTTTATCCCGATCGGCTCGCGCGTGAGCTACAGGCTCCTCCGTCCTGGCTCTTGGATTCCGCCCATCCCGGTGATTTGAAACGAAACGACTCCGCTCTTGAGATTGAACCGGCACAGGTTTCGGTGCTGGCAGTCAGGCTTTCGGATTCGGGAAATGATGTGGCGATTAGGGTGCAGGAAATGAGCGGCCGGGCCTGCCAAGCCAGGGGCGTCCTGCGGGGAGCGTCGTTTCGCTTCGATCTGCGGGCCTGGGAAATCAAAACGCTCCGGATCGTTCGCGAAAGAGGAGGCGTTCGGGTGGAGTCAGGGCCGACTTGTGAATGAGAAAACATGCTCCAAGATGCAATCGCACCTCATAATCGTAATCGTATTCACTATTAATAATGATCACAAGTCATTGTTTATCAGTTTCTTGAATTATGATTACGGTTAAGATCACTAATAAGAATATGGCAATTTCTCGTTTGATCACTTTCCTATGAATCCAGCAAAACAAACCCTATTTCTGTCGCCCAACGGAAACGATCAGTGGACGGGGCGACGATCCGCCCCCAACGAAGATCGGAGCGATGGGCCGATGGCCACGCTTTCGGCGGTGCAGGAAGCGGCTCGCCGTCTCCGTAAAGAGACCGGGAAGGCTGCGCAGGTCTCGGTCGCACACGGTCGTTACCCCCTGGATCGACCGCTGACCTTTACTCCGGCGGACAACGGACAGGTGTGGTCGGCGGCTCCCGGGGCCCGGCCCGTTTTTAGCGGCGGACGAATTTTATCGGGCTGGACCGTGGGCGAGCATGCGGGGCGCGAAGCCTGGGTGCTCGATCTTCCGGAGGTGGCGAAGGGGCAATGGCATTTTACGCAGCTCTGGGTCAATGGACGACGGCGTGAGCGTCCCTGTCTTCCGAAGACCGGTTTTCATACTTTCGCGGGGATGGACGGGCAGCCGAATTCAGGTTTTGCCTGGAATCAGGGGCCGACCCGTGCGGAGTTCCGCCCCGGCGATATTAGGGCGTTTAGGAATTTGGAGGAGGTTGAGTTGGTGGCCTACCAATTGTGGTTCGATACCCACCATCGTATCCAATCCGTCGATGAGACTCGTAACGTGGTCCATTTTCGGCAGCCCTCGCTGGGGAGTTTGTTAGAGCAGTCGGGCGAGCCCGCGCGCTACCGTTTGATTAATGTGTTTGAGGCGCTTTCCGAGCCGGGGGAATGGTATTTGGATCGGACAACCGGTCGCTTGACTTACTTGCCCATGCCGGGTGAGACGGTGGAGAACACCAAAGTCGTGGCGCCTCGTTTGAGCGAGTGTTTGCGCTTTCAAAGCACAAAGTCAGAAGTGGTAGCCGACATCCGACTGGAGAATCTGGCCTTTGCCCACACTCAATGGACCCGGAGTCCAGATCATGTCGGATCGATTCAGGCGGCTTTTGATGTTCCGGGATCAGTTGTTTTTGATCGGGCCGAGAACTGTGTGCTTTTCGGCTGTGAAATCGCCCACTGTGCCGGATACGGGGTCGAGATGCTTACCGGTTGCCATCGCAATATGATCGCGTCCTGCACTATTCGCGACTTGGGGGGAGGGGGCATTAAGATCGGACACGAGTCGCTTGAGGTTCATGAGCCCGCTGTTGGGGAGAACCTTGAGGGTAGCAATCGAAGGATGGCGGCCACCGTCGCGGATTGTAACATCCATGACGGAGGCTGCATCTATCCGAGTGCGATCGGTATCTGGATCGGCAATGCGGGCATGAATCGCATCCAGCACAACGCCATTCACCACTTCACCTATACCGGAATCTCTTTTGGTTGGGTCTGGGGCTACGCGGCCTCCAGTCGTGGTTGTGACAATCGCATCGAATACAACCATATTCATCACATCAACCACGGGCGTTGGCTGTCGGACAATGGGGGTATTTATTCGCTGGGCCTGCAGAGCGGATCGAAGGTCGTCGGGAATCATATCCATGATATCGCCTGCCATCACTACGGAGGTTGGGGACTTTATCCCGATGAAGGCAGTTCGGGAATTCTCTATGAAAACAACTGCGTGCACGACATTCAGTTTGCTGGCATGTCGATTCACTACGGGCGCTTTCTCACTTTCCAAAATAACATCTTCGCACGGATGGACCGGGCGATGCTTGGTCTGGGTCGTGAGGATCTTTCCTGTGCTAACCGATTTGAACGAAACATTCTCTGGTTTGACCGCGATAACCTCGGCGAGGGAGCGGATCGGCCTGCCTCGACGCATGCTACCGCTCGCAATGTGGTTTGGAATGCCGCGGGCTGTGAAGGTGTGAGGTGGCCGCTCGGCACCTTAACGGCCGAGCAGATGGCCGGCCGATGGCTGGAAAGTCTCGAATTGGATCCACTCTTTACCAATCCGACGGGTGGAGATTTTACGTTGCGCGAGGATTCGCCCGCCTACGATCTGGGGTTCCAGACGTTTGATGGCCACCGTGCAGGACCGCGGCAGAAAGCATCAATGCCGGTGTCTTTTACCGATTACTCGTTGCCGGAGGCCGAACCGATTGCGGTTGCGGTGGCCGGGGTCGAGCTGGACAAGGTGATCGAGGAGGAAAATGGGAGGCGTGTCGAGGCGATGCTTCGGGTGCGGAATGTCTCCGAACTCCCGGTCTCCGGAGTCTATCAGGTGCTTGGATCTGGGGCGGACGGCCGCCGTTGGGAAGGGGAAAGTCTAGCTGTGGAGTTACTGCCCGGAGCCACGGTAGAACTCCGATCATCGTTCGTAGTGCCCTCGGATGCCCGCCGCTTCTGGTTGATGGCTTGCGGCGACGAAACAAATCTGTTCAGCGGAGCCACTTTGGTGAATATCCCCGAAACGGTGCCAGTCCCTGCCTTGAAAACGTGGACCATCCCCGAATCGGAAGACGAATGGATTTCATCGCTGGCGGATGGGACTTCGGTGGAGCGGTCCCAGGCGGGAACGCAAATTCTTCGCGCACGGGTAGCGATCTCTGGTGGAGACCAGCTCTGTCTGGTCGGTGAAATCACCGATCCGAAACCGGTCCTCAACGAACACCAGCCGTGGAATGGCTCCTCGCTCGAGCTCTTTTTGGCGCCAGAGACCGGAAAAGAGATGAGACGATCCTTTAATTTCGTTCTCCTGCCGCCAGTGGAAGATGGGGTCGCGGTCTTTCGCGGACTCCGAGGCTCGTCTGTCCCGGAAGGAGCCATATTTAGCACTGCCGCAGCCGAGGGAGTTTG
This region includes:
- a CDS encoding sulfatase-like hydrolase/transferase — its product is MKRHPNVIVCLSDQWRAFEAGCYGNQAIQTPHLDRLAEEGIRFETAVSNFPVCTPARSEVISGQHYRTCSPISCNTNELWPEKSRTWFPQPTIAERFREANYETALIGKWHMGPEPLLCGFDSAIYPCIVHRHYDQEYVENGGEPFRVGEFGPNYEKRRLSDFLGQTRENPFFLYYNISQPHMPLGEGNLPNQFRGLYEKDQLPLRPNVFRDGVMADCDEWFWTYLDPDFWYRTMVLGEKPRETDHPPEGYNLRDLYRDYYEMVTCADEQLGHLMDELRRLGLAEDTILVFSSDHGDNLGSHHLFNKGQLIEESIRVPLVYWAPDRYAPRVERKRLGQLIDIMPTMLDLAGIGVPEGLHGRSIRSVLEGSESEGEQNLAFIETPGGEIGVRSSIHMLGAKIDPESNSILEDEMIFYDLEQDPFEENNIAGNLDSLPLQNALFQRLQSWHAKTPRFASTGVGNE
- a CDS encoding SDR family NAD(P)-dependent oxidoreductase → MKTVLPPKIDLNGKCAIVTGATGELGRVIVRVLAAAGADVAIHYHSSRTRAEALRKEIESLGRKAFVWAADITVEAEVLAMRDAVRKELGDPDIVVNNAVIQYEWTSVLEQAVSDFESQFRSTTLHNVLMAKAFAPAMIERGHGRIIAINTECAMQCTPSQGAYASAKRGQDGVMRVLARELGPSGITVNQVAPGWMISEKYREAGQERQEAYEAGVPLRRRGEDVDIANAVSFLASDLASFISGVYLPVSGGNVMPTI
- a CDS encoding glycoside hydrolase family 38 C-terminal domain-containing protein, whose protein sequence is MTSARPVLHLISQAHLDPVWLWPVRDGMGEALTTLQSAVDRASETPGFKFTRSSACVYQWVKEMDPRLFASIKELIHAGRWEVVGAMVEQPDCNIPSTESMFQQVNAGRRFFEREFGSDGHTRIGYNVDSFGHSGSLPQVLKQSGLDYYVFMRPQLGDGVEFPLLFWWEAPDGSRVLAQRIPIQYSQSPGASVEAIESIVRASVAEGFAPGFQHGLMFFGVGNHGGGPTREHIQRILALQKDSALPEIRFSTLREYFACVESEAAFQNLPVVRGELNYVFRGCYAADGSVKRHNRMAEQALFTTEGLDVLKGTGDAGALKSSWWQLGFSQFHDILAGTCVEAVSAENGYRFGAILNTVNDRSLKSLASMARRVDTRGEAGSVLCVANSLPWKRSIIVGIDTFKVPDDRHEICHLETPEGQVIPIQWLAAEANFGPWGMPWGKLTAVIEVPPLGYTVLRLAMKSREVIESTPTQTEVTSDQFQRVETAENRRPVRKEPALRELPEVPGFLTAPVGVVMLPDASGTWGNGVTRYDGKGERPVDRESMVIEEGPLLSVVREITRVGWSEIWMDVVRYAHTPFVELRLRFNWQERRKMLKLEIPTGLRPAQVAAKVCGGVEFRPPSGNEEPCQDWVAVEGEFSGRNHTLLLVNDSSYSYDVQDGVLRMVLARGVPYAEYPPFDYKDDRHVSFLDQGWQERRFWLRAAPCSWRDLYPDRLARELQAPPSWLLDSAHPGDLKRNDSALEIEPAQVSVLAVRLSDSGNDVAIRVQEMSGRACQARGVLRGASFRFDLRAWEIKTLRIVRERGGVRVESGPTCE
- a CDS encoding helix-turn-helix domain-containing protein → MPAQRDPDHIRIFPETLWSRSAVGNRSGELTPLYVDRFRGPRRSTASDPHDYWEITAVLGGEGRLESTESRPLKPWDVCLVPPGLAHREASEGIMDTIWLGFRSPRLDKRTPQAKVLATIHSRSLAEEIERFWIFSKQSGGAIGPELDAHCSLLLSRFHRLLQDGTRPDSSLVQRLLRHMEKHFAEPIEVGSLAQEYGCSTGYLYRLFRQKTGYSPQAWLTRLRLNHAIQLLQHSDLPITEIAPTVGYRDPLYFSRIFRRSTGESPSGYRRNHRTPG
- a CDS encoding right-handed parallel beta-helix repeat-containing protein codes for the protein MNPAKQTLFLSPNGNDQWTGRRSAPNEDRSDGPMATLSAVQEAARRLRKETGKAAQVSVAHGRYPLDRPLTFTPADNGQVWSAAPGARPVFSGGRILSGWTVGEHAGREAWVLDLPEVAKGQWHFTQLWVNGRRRERPCLPKTGFHTFAGMDGQPNSGFAWNQGPTRAEFRPGDIRAFRNLEEVELVAYQLWFDTHHRIQSVDETRNVVHFRQPSLGSLLEQSGEPARYRLINVFEALSEPGEWYLDRTTGRLTYLPMPGETVENTKVVAPRLSECLRFQSTKSEVVADIRLENLAFAHTQWTRSPDHVGSIQAAFDVPGSVVFDRAENCVLFGCEIAHCAGYGVEMLTGCHRNMIASCTIRDLGGGGIKIGHESLEVHEPAVGENLEGSNRRMAATVADCNIHDGGCIYPSAIGIWIGNAGMNRIQHNAIHHFTYTGISFGWVWGYAASSRGCDNRIEYNHIHHINHGRWLSDNGGIYSLGLQSGSKVVGNHIHDIACHHYGGWGLYPDEGSSGILYENNCVHDIQFAGMSIHYGRFLTFQNNIFARMDRAMLGLGREDLSCANRFERNILWFDRDNLGEGADRPASTHATARNVVWNAAGCEGVRWPLGTLTAEQMAGRWLESLELDPLFTNPTGGDFTLREDSPAYDLGFQTFDGHRAGPRQKASMPVSFTDYSLPEAEPIAVAVAGVELDKVIEEENGRRVEAMLRVRNVSELPVSGVYQVLGSGADGRRWEGESLAVELLPGATVELRSSFVVPSDARRFWLMACGDETNLFSGATLVNIPETVPVPALKTWTIPESEDEWISSLADGTSVERSQAGTQILRARVAISGGDQLCLVGEITDPKPVLNEHQPWNGSSLELFLAPETGKEMRRSFNFVLLPPVEDGVAVFRGLRGSSVPEGAIFSTAAAEGVWRFALRMPLSGLEIAPAADGFRMDLIVNATATVAGQNHLRLPIWGSDTRSNLTNSAFLARVKCL
- a CDS encoding Gfo/Idh/MocA family protein, giving the protein MKIKAAVIGCGGISRFHFTGLSRAGAEILWACDLDYKAAVARAESVGARSTSDLGEVLADPEVNTIVVATGSASHKSICLAAIEAGKSVICEKTLAETPEDAWQIVESARRKGTIFYTSYMKRFIPAVTEAKKRLPDIGRIISVHIRTHQPWGDLWEKIPTEGFFHTPPGGHSQVVRNYGGGILLCGGSHMVDLVLFLLGRPTRVYARLHVPDGLDYDVQASAILETGNGTVHFEALAHPLREIGFLRDGWDERIEITGTRGRLEILSAQWDDPERKCSRLIHTEHGSGVVHDLMGPAESPFDRAIAFYCGNIARGEQGTLSRLTGYEADEVLAHLKASGEIGQAMEIQWKGKEQ